Proteins from one Paenibacillus amylolyticus genomic window:
- a CDS encoding glycoside-pentoside-hexuronide (GPH):cation symporter produces MKTEREILNPPVVKGSKKNKALGLDDQGIQKTMRPYHYLGDGAAQVALNSISGLIGMLTYFYTDKVGIAAATVGTIMLITKFINAITDLLMGSIVDATKSKYGKARPWILWMALPTMASIILLFTVPTEASSTVKTFYALATVAFASAIVYTGIAIPYGSLMAIRTRSVEERGKMGLTRTIFGYIIGMIIAITLIPITNMLGGNQKAWIIVAIVLGIVSFISLILTFLASKENNAGISIVESDNIPFWESIKLLFQNKYWVIMLFAQLLINMLYTLNGSTGIYYTKYILGNENLIGIMGAVGLVPVFLGFVMVGPMIKKFGLTRTARIGMILGIVSSLIRCFMPYNFIAALVLGGIATLATIPMMAVGGVLVNNTVEYGEWKTGKRLVGMVNSANSFGVKIGTGLAAAMIGWILAMGNYDGALVRQADSAITSILVLTVYLPLVIFVLTYLCLRKYDLDEKYPQIVKELEERLNP; encoded by the coding sequence ATGAAAACAGAGCGGGAAATCCTTAATCCACCAGTTGTAAAGGGAAGTAAAAAAAACAAGGCATTAGGTCTTGATGACCAAGGCATTCAGAAAACAATGCGCCCTTACCACTACTTAGGCGACGGAGCAGCGCAAGTTGCCTTAAACTCCATTAGCGGACTGATCGGGATGTTAACTTATTTTTATACAGATAAGGTAGGCATTGCAGCTGCCACAGTGGGTACGATTATGCTCATTACCAAATTTATCAATGCAATAACAGACTTGCTGATGGGTAGCATCGTTGACGCGACAAAATCCAAATATGGAAAGGCTAGACCTTGGATTCTATGGATGGCTCTCCCCACAATGGCATCTATCATATTGCTGTTTACAGTGCCCACCGAGGCATCATCAACGGTAAAAACCTTCTATGCTTTAGCTACAGTCGCCTTTGCTTCAGCCATTGTATATACGGGAATTGCGATCCCTTATGGAAGCTTGATGGCGATTCGCACCAGAAGTGTGGAAGAACGCGGTAAAATGGGCCTTACCCGAACCATCTTTGGATATATTATCGGGATGATTATCGCTATCACATTAATTCCAATCACCAATATGCTTGGTGGGAATCAAAAAGCATGGATTATCGTTGCGATTGTATTGGGTATTGTATCTTTCATTTCCTTAATCCTGACCTTCTTGGCATCCAAAGAAAATAATGCTGGCATAAGTATTGTTGAAAGCGATAACATTCCCTTCTGGGAAAGCATCAAGCTCTTGTTCCAGAACAAATACTGGGTCATCATGCTGTTTGCTCAGTTATTGATCAACATGTTGTATACGCTTAACGGTTCAACAGGAATCTATTACACCAAGTATATTCTCGGGAATGAGAACCTGATCGGAATCATGGGAGCAGTTGGATTGGTCCCGGTATTTTTGGGATTTGTTATGGTGGGACCCATGATCAAGAAATTCGGACTTACCCGAACCGCACGGATCGGCATGATTCTTGGCATTGTTTCATCACTTATTCGTTGCTTCATGCCCTATAACTTTATTGCAGCTTTAGTACTTGGAGGTATCGCAACACTGGCAACCATTCCAATGATGGCTGTTGGCGGGGTGTTGGTGAACAACACCGTGGAATATGGTGAATGGAAGACAGGTAAACGGTTAGTTGGGATGGTCAATAGCGCAAACAGCTTTGGCGTTAAAATTGGTACGGGTCTGGCAGCAGCGATGATCGGCTGGATTCTTGCCATGGGCAACTACGATGGAGCGTTAGTAAGGCAAGCGGATTCAGCCATTACCAGCATCCTGGTTCTGACAGTATATCTTCCTTTGGTGATATTCGTTCTAACGTATCTCTGCCTGCGCAAGTACGATTTGGATGAGAAGTACCCTCAAATTGTAAAAGAACTAGAAGAACGTTTGAATCCGTAG
- a CDS encoding peroxiredoxin-like family protein: MSLAQALATAKQEFIAHTPLEIQTKMFRQIKEQQESGITYGRQEGQRAKDFTLKNALGETVNLYDELSKGPVVLTFYRGGWCPFCNTQLKSYQKLLPDIAALGGQLIAISPQSPDNTLSHQEKEELSFQVLSDTNGLVAAFYNILYDVPDYIQNIMKQAGMDLAEYNAMDRWVLPIPSTFMIDESGIIRSAYVNPDFMQRFDPEDILQELRKL; encoded by the coding sequence ATGTCATTAGCTCAAGCTTTAGCCACAGCAAAACAGGAATTTATAGCGCACACCCCTTTGGAAATCCAAACGAAGATGTTCCGACAGATCAAGGAGCAACAGGAGTCTGGTATAACTTACGGCCGGCAAGAGGGGCAAAGGGCCAAGGACTTTACACTCAAAAATGCTTTGGGAGAAACGGTTAACCTTTATGATGAATTGTCCAAAGGACCCGTAGTTCTCACTTTCTACCGAGGCGGATGGTGCCCGTTCTGCAACACTCAGCTTAAGAGCTATCAGAAGCTCCTTCCGGATATTGCGGCCCTTGGGGGGCAACTGATCGCAATCAGCCCGCAAAGCCCCGACAACACGCTTTCCCATCAGGAGAAAGAGGAGCTGTCCTTTCAGGTGCTTAGCGACACGAATGGTCTTGTAGCTGCCTTCTATAATATTCTTTACGACGTTCCAGACTACATCCAGAACATTATGAAACAAGCTGGTATGGACCTGGCGGAATACAACGCGATGGATCGCTGGGTTCTTCCCATCCCTTCCACCTTCATGATCGATGAATCCGGTATTATTCGTTCTGCCTATGTGAATCCTGATTTTATGCAGCGGTTCGATCCGGAAGATATTCTGCAGGAGTTGAGAAAGCTTTAA
- a CDS encoding NADP-dependent oxidoreductase: MPVVGENDVLVEIHTASLNPIDSKINEGKLKFLLHYEMPLILGNDFSGVVVEIGDKVDQFKPGDEVYGRPRKNRIGTLAEYIAVHQDDISLKPTNLSFEEATSIPLVGLTVYQAFHDILRLQKGKRFSSMPAPEV, encoded by the coding sequence ATGCCGGTTGTTGGCGAAAACGATGTGCTGGTAGAGATTCACACCGCAAGCCTGAATCCGATTGACTCAAAGATAAATGAAGGAAAGTTGAAGTTTTTATTGCATTATGAGATGCCTTTAATACTGGGCAATGATTTTTCCGGTGTTGTAGTCGAGATTGGCGACAAAGTTGATCAATTTAAACCCGGCGATGAAGTATACGGAAGACCCCGGAAGAACAGGATCGGAACGCTAGCGGAATATATAGCTGTTCATCAGGACGATATTTCGCTGAAGCCGACGAACCTCAGTTTTGAAGAGGCAACATCCATACCACTGGTCGGGCTGACCGTATATCAAGCTTTTCACGACATACTCAGGCTGCAAAAGGGCAAAAGATTCTCATCCATGCCGGCTCCGGAGGTGTAG
- a CDS encoding zinc-binding dehydrogenase has product MGADRIINYKQENFEQLLEGYDAVLDTLGGDVLRKSFQVLKPGAKSCRYPGSPMPNSAKKQAWVGLKGYFYRWSVES; this is encoded by the coding sequence TTGGGTGCAGATCGCATCATCAATTATAAGCAAGAAAATTTTGAACAACTGCTTGAAGGCTATGATGCCGTTTTGGATACTTTGGGCGGCGATGTACTGAGAAAATCATTTCAAGTACTGAAGCCGGGGGCAAAATCGTGTCGGTATCCGGGCTCCCCAATGCCAAATTCGGCAAAGAAGCAGGCATGGGTTGGTTTAAAAGGATACTTTTATCGTTGGTCAGTCGAAAGCTGA
- a CDS encoding glycoside hydrolase family 78 protein: MELKDFRIEYMQNPIGLDRINPRFSWKLVSAEQEVMQSAYRIIVTQDLQNIWDSGKKDEDVSILVEYAGPRLQSTTLYQVQVEVWDNQGNHAVIEGHFETGLLKGSNFQAEWITHPFPSEESAPPVFYKEFSLEKEIQQARIYTTSLGVYEIAINGTRVGEDYFAPGWTNYNERLQYQTYRLDGLLESQNKIEIMVGNGWYKGIFGFTCTPNHYGDRVAVLAEIHIVYTDGTKEIVATDQTWQVTTGPIRSSEIYMGETYDSCFHENQSFHVETAFFDKNRLVAQESEPVKITKKLPALQLITTPKGESVIDFGQILTGFVELRTKGRKGQTITIRHAEVLDKEGNFYPDTLRQAVSIDRLICNGNDQIFRPHFTFHGFRYIAVEGMHEIQLDQFTACVLHSSLEETGTFVTSNGMVNQLQSNIQWSQRGNFLDIPTDCPQRDERLGWTGDAQVFAGTAAFNMNVASFFKKWLRDLSSEQTEEYGVPHVIPNILGNQESAAAWSDAAVIVPWVMYQTYGDLQLLREQYDSMKGWIDYITARCGANGLWQTGYQYGDWLGLDKEEFSNERTGATDVYLVANAYYAYSTELVAKTAKLLHKSEDAVRYEALHNQIKQAFNAEYISSTGRLVSETQTACVLALHFNLAEERYKNRIRKTLENNIAKHKNHLTTGFVGTPYLCHALSDNDLHDLAGTLFLKEDFPSWLYAVKKGATTIWERWNSILPNGDFDTSGMNSLNHYAYGSIGEWMYRKLAGINAIEAGYKKILIQPQFIRGISSVDAAFDSVYGEIRSSWSCTAGKIIVNVTIPANTTAVIVLPEKPVPVEVGSGSYSFEYATHTRLERERFTMDSTLKEIVEEPTAVRMLNEHAPGMLDHPMIQYAYDLSVSEMLANTPEETEQLFRRVIQILNAS; encoded by the coding sequence ATGGAATTAAAAGATTTTCGAATTGAATACATGCAAAATCCGATTGGACTGGACAGAATAAACCCGAGATTCTCATGGAAATTGGTCTCTGCTGAACAGGAAGTTATGCAATCCGCTTACCGAATCATAGTCACACAAGATTTGCAGAACATCTGGGATTCTGGAAAGAAGGATGAAGACGTCTCCATTTTAGTGGAATACGCTGGTCCTCGTTTGCAGTCCACGACATTATATCAAGTTCAAGTCGAAGTTTGGGACAACCAAGGTAATCACGCAGTCATCGAAGGACATTTTGAGACCGGGTTGCTGAAAGGCAGCAACTTTCAGGCGGAGTGGATCACACATCCATTCCCGAGCGAAGAAAGTGCTCCACCCGTTTTCTACAAAGAATTCTCCCTCGAAAAGGAGATACAACAAGCCCGAATCTATACGACTTCCCTCGGTGTTTATGAAATTGCGATCAATGGAACAAGAGTAGGAGAAGACTACTTTGCACCTGGATGGACGAATTACAACGAGCGGTTACAGTATCAGACATACCGTTTGGACGGGCTGCTGGAGAGCCAGAACAAAATAGAGATTATGGTGGGGAATGGCTGGTATAAAGGCATATTTGGTTTTACATGCACTCCGAACCATTACGGAGATAGAGTTGCTGTACTTGCGGAAATCCACATTGTCTATACGGATGGAACAAAAGAAATCGTTGCAACCGACCAAACTTGGCAGGTGACTACAGGACCCATCCGTTCAAGTGAAATCTACATGGGTGAGACTTATGATTCCTGTTTCCATGAGAATCAGTCCTTCCATGTGGAGACAGCTTTTTTTGATAAAAATCGTCTTGTTGCTCAGGAAAGTGAACCTGTCAAAATTACCAAAAAACTTCCTGCCCTTCAGTTGATCACAACCCCAAAAGGAGAATCTGTCATTGACTTTGGGCAAATCCTTACCGGGTTTGTAGAGCTGCGAACAAAAGGACGTAAAGGTCAAACGATAACCATACGGCATGCGGAGGTGCTTGATAAGGAAGGAAATTTCTATCCGGATACGTTAAGACAGGCGGTATCTATTGATCGATTGATCTGTAACGGTAATGATCAAATTTTCCGTCCGCATTTCACGTTCCACGGATTTCGCTATATCGCCGTTGAAGGCATGCATGAGATCCAGCTTGATCAATTTACAGCTTGCGTGCTGCATTCAAGTCTGGAGGAAACAGGCACTTTCGTAACCTCCAATGGGATGGTGAACCAATTGCAAAGCAACATTCAGTGGAGCCAAAGAGGTAACTTTCTGGATATACCGACGGATTGCCCTCAAAGAGACGAGCGTCTAGGGTGGACAGGAGATGCACAGGTATTTGCCGGGACCGCTGCGTTCAATATGAATGTTGCCTCCTTCTTCAAGAAATGGCTGCGCGACCTTTCCTCTGAACAGACGGAGGAATATGGGGTTCCCCATGTCATTCCTAACATTCTTGGAAATCAGGAAAGTGCCGCTGCCTGGAGCGATGCCGCTGTTATTGTCCCTTGGGTCATGTACCAAACCTATGGAGATCTTCAATTGCTGCGAGAACAATACGACAGCATGAAGGGGTGGATTGATTATATTACTGCACGTTGTGGAGCGAATGGATTATGGCAGACCGGTTATCAATATGGGGACTGGTTAGGGTTGGACAAGGAGGAGTTTAGTAACGAGAGAACAGGAGCCACAGATGTTTATCTGGTAGCAAACGCTTATTATGCGTATTCGACCGAACTCGTTGCAAAGACAGCCAAGCTTCTGCACAAAAGCGAAGATGCCGTCCGTTACGAAGCATTGCATAACCAGATCAAACAGGCTTTCAATGCAGAATATATCTCTTCAACTGGCAGACTGGTCAGCGAAACTCAAACGGCCTGCGTATTAGCTCTACACTTCAACCTTGCTGAGGAAAGATACAAGAATCGAATCCGCAAGACGCTTGAAAACAATATTGCGAAACATAAAAACCATCTCACGACAGGATTTGTTGGTACTCCATATCTGTGTCATGCCCTATCGGACAATGACCTGCATGACCTTGCGGGTACGTTGTTTCTAAAAGAGGATTTCCCTTCCTGGCTGTACGCCGTAAAAAAAGGGGCTACCACGATATGGGAACGCTGGAATTCCATTCTGCCTAATGGTGATTTCGATACATCAGGTATGAACTCCTTGAATCATTACGCCTATGGTTCCATTGGTGAATGGATGTATAGAAAACTGGCGGGAATTAATGCAATTGAAGCAGGTTATAAGAAGATTCTAATACAACCTCAATTCATCCGGGGAATCAGTTCGGTAGATGCTGCTTTTGATTCCGTCTACGGAGAGATAAGAAGCTCTTGGTCATGCACGGCGGGTAAAATTATAGTCAATGTAACGATACCGGCCAATACAACAGCAGTTATTGTACTGCCTGAGAAACCCGTGCCTGTGGAGGTTGGTTCCGGATCTTACAGCTTCGAATACGCTACACATACCCGTCTCGAAAGAGAACGGTTTACGATGGATTCCACGCTTAAAGAGATAGTGGAAGAGCCCACAGCAGTTCGAATGTTAAACGAGCACGCTCCCGGTATGCTGGATCACCCAATGATCCAATATGCCTATGATTTATCTGTAAGCGAAATGCTCGCCAATACACCTGAGGAGACTGAACAGTTATTTAGAAGGGTCATTCAAATACTCAATGCATCCTAG
- a CDS encoding GntR family transcriptional regulator: protein MSTNDRIPLYQQIQDYIRKFIASENMKPGDRIPTEKELMDQFNVSKITVVNALTGLANEKLIARVPGKGSFVAEGTDAADTAFSESPAVKGGRSSTRMIGVIMPTIHDYFAIRLIEGIEQSLNQEGYRSMIMLTHGNIEKEEYAIKELKALGAEGLLIFPVDEGNYNEEILGMKLSGFPFMLIDRYLPGVETHYIAADGRLGVRLAVEHLWELGHRDIAICSDSPLQTVTVQERIDGYIEALKDKGALINPAHMITDFKPLSVLKDAEAHPLYRYISNKMVTAYISLNGRLGVQIYQMAKQAGLRIPEDVSIVSFDDPTSIVEEFSIFTHVKQFEREMGIRAANQLLDVIRNSREITGFSKILLEPELVVRQTTGSCP from the coding sequence ATGAGTACGAATGATCGAATACCGTTGTACCAACAAATTCAAGACTACATTCGCAAATTCATTGCTTCCGAAAATATGAAGCCGGGTGATCGAATACCGACAGAGAAGGAACTCATGGATCAATTTAACGTTAGCAAAATTACGGTGGTCAACGCCCTGACAGGTTTGGCTAACGAGAAGTTGATCGCACGTGTCCCGGGGAAAGGAAGCTTTGTCGCGGAAGGCACAGATGCAGCAGACACCGCATTTTCTGAATCTCCGGCAGTAAAAGGAGGCAGATCAAGTACAAGAATGATTGGGGTGATCATGCCTACGATTCACGACTACTTTGCGATTCGACTCATCGAAGGGATCGAGCAGTCACTCAATCAGGAAGGCTATCGCAGCATGATCATGCTGACGCATGGCAACATCGAGAAGGAAGAGTATGCGATCAAAGAACTAAAAGCACTCGGAGCTGAGGGGCTCTTAATCTTTCCTGTGGATGAAGGTAACTATAACGAGGAGATTCTCGGGATGAAGTTATCCGGCTTCCCTTTTATGCTCATTGACCGATATTTGCCTGGCGTCGAAACCCATTACATTGCGGCTGATGGAAGGTTGGGCGTAAGGCTGGCCGTTGAACATCTATGGGAGCTTGGACATCGTGATATAGCGATCTGCTCGGATTCTCCATTGCAAACCGTTACGGTCCAGGAGCGGATTGATGGTTATATTGAAGCACTGAAGGATAAAGGAGCACTGATTAATCCTGCTCATATGATTACGGATTTCAAGCCGCTGTCTGTTCTGAAGGATGCTGAAGCCCATCCATTGTACAGATATATCAGCAACAAGATGGTGACTGCTTATATATCGCTGAACGGAAGGCTGGGGGTTCAGATCTATCAAATGGCTAAGCAAGCCGGTCTTCGCATTCCCGAAGATGTATCGATTGTAAGCTTTGATGACCCCACTTCCATCGTGGAGGAATTCAGTATTTTTACGCATGTAAAACAATTTGAGAGAGAGATGGGAATCCGTGCAGCCAACCAGCTTCTCGATGTCATTCGGAATAGCCGCGAGATTACGGGCTTCAGCAAAATTCTGCTTGAACCTGAACTTGTCGTTCGTCAAACCACTGGAAGCTGTCCCTAA
- a CDS encoding glucose 1-dehydrogenase: MSLEGKVIVVTGAGSGIGRASAVMMGSRGAKLVLVDFNEQTGEETLALVRKNGGEATFVQADVSKESDVQNYIQKAVEAYGKIDVAFNNAGILQKFQRFQDISEEEFTRVMDVNVKGIFLGMKYALQVMDKQGYGHIINTASTTAVRAEHSLGAYTASKHAVAGLTKAAAIEYVRKGIRINAICPGGVSTTLTAAVPQSLQESGYVPEEFPNMRIGRYAEPEELAQIVAFLASDYSSYMTGSIILADGGITL, from the coding sequence ATTTCTCTGGAAGGTAAAGTGATCGTGGTTACGGGAGCTGGCAGTGGAATTGGAAGAGCCAGCGCGGTGATGATGGGATCTCGCGGAGCGAAGCTTGTTCTGGTTGATTTTAATGAGCAGACAGGGGAAGAAACGTTAGCACTGGTTCGCAAAAATGGCGGCGAAGCAACTTTTGTACAGGCTGACGTATCCAAAGAGAGCGATGTTCAAAACTATATTCAAAAAGCAGTAGAAGCCTATGGAAAAATTGACGTGGCATTTAACAATGCGGGTATACTCCAGAAATTCCAACGTTTCCAGGATATCTCCGAGGAAGAATTTACACGGGTCATGGATGTGAATGTGAAAGGGATCTTTTTGGGCATGAAATATGCCTTGCAGGTTATGGATAAGCAGGGATACGGGCATATCATCAATACGGCATCCACTACGGCTGTTCGTGCTGAACACAGTCTGGGTGCATACACCGCAAGCAAACATGCGGTAGCGGGTTTGACCAAAGCGGCGGCCATTGAATATGTGCGCAAAGGTATTCGTATTAATGCCATCTGCCCAGGAGGTGTGTCTACAACATTGACGGCTGCGGTTCCGCAATCGCTGCAGGAGAGCGGTTACGTACCTGAAGAGTTTCCGAATATGCGGATCGGGCGTTATGCAGAGCCAGAAGAACTCGCCCAAATCGTTGCGTTTCTTGCATCTGATTATTCCAGTTACATGACAGGATCAATCATCCTTGCAGATGGTGGAATTACACTCTAA
- a CDS encoding zinc-binding dehydrogenase: MKPSGAQLREIKILLEKKRLIPVIDRVFEFANAPQAMDYLDSGRAKGKVIVSIKQTRAGLNE, translated from the coding sequence ATGAAGCCTAGCGGCGCGCAACTAAGGGAGATCAAGATTCTGTTGGAAAAGAAGCGATTGATTCCCGTTATCGATCGGGTCTTTGAATTTGCGAATGCCCCTCAAGCCATGGATTATCTGGACAGTGGCAGAGCTAAAGGAAAAGTAATTGTATCTATCAAGCAAACCCGGGCCGGTCTAAATGAGTAG
- a CDS encoding TetR/AcrR family transcriptional regulator, which translates to MKNIPNTSDDILTCARSLIITGGYNGFSYANIADMVGIRKASIHHHFPSKVDLVRTLVARYREEAEAGLNHIELHVSDALEQLRSYIGYWEACIADASAPICVCALLATQLPVLPEEVATEVRAHFSYLSTWLTSVLDRGSRLGQLQLRNTPMPKPKHSWRQFTELCFRRVPTAIRRCSAL; encoded by the coding sequence ATGAAAAATATACCTAATACATCTGATGACATTCTGACTTGTGCTCGTTCTTTAATTATCACTGGTGGCTACAACGGTTTCAGTTATGCCAACATCGCTGATATGGTTGGGATTCGTAAGGCGAGCATCCATCATCATTTTCCAAGCAAGGTCGATCTGGTTCGAACACTGGTAGCGCGATACCGGGAAGAAGCTGAGGCAGGACTGAATCATATAGAGCTCCACGTATCCGATGCTCTTGAACAGCTTAGGTCCTACATTGGTTATTGGGAAGCCTGCATCGCGGACGCAAGCGCTCCAATATGTGTCTGTGCGCTATTGGCAACTCAACTGCCCGTCCTGCCCGAAGAGGTTGCGACGGAAGTTCGGGCTCATTTCAGCTACCTGTCCACATGGCTGACATCTGTACTGGATCGCGGATCGAGGCTTGGGCAACTTCAACTTAGAAATACCCCCATGCCGAAGCCGAAGCATTCATGGCGACAGTTCACGGAGCTATGCTTTCGGCGCGTGCCTACAGCGATCCGAAGATGTTCAGCTTTGTAA
- a CDS encoding helix-turn-helix domain-containing protein yields the protein MFFENYILIGIGNELNDAGTIILGPCLPFSLIEHKINGLINDTHLFVNREQVFHYYQSVPVITHERLINITILVNQMFNHELIEAADVLQDSLRGMYINEKEIQGSINPSKGYDEALHHNPLEEKKLLMIVKEGKLDMLKHFTQLGRENTGVLSKSSHIRSKKNLGIIGIALAARAAIDGGLYSEIAFSVSDVYIQRLEDLRTDKEIDQCCLEAFFSLTEKVSQVNESQHSKIVTLCKNYIYNHRYSKITHEEIAEQAGISPNYLSVLFKKEVGVPVNEYIQHIKIKEAKHMIQFTSTPLSEIGSLLSFTDQSYFTKIFKKHTGRTPKQYQQTHHMIEE from the coding sequence ATGTTTTTTGAGAACTACATTCTAATTGGTATTGGTAACGAACTGAACGATGCAGGAACCATCATTTTAGGACCTTGCCTTCCATTTAGCTTAATTGAACATAAAATAAATGGGCTCATTAATGACACACATCTCTTTGTGAACCGGGAACAAGTATTTCATTATTATCAGTCTGTTCCTGTGATAACCCACGAGAGGCTAATCAACATCACGATTTTGGTGAATCAAATGTTTAATCATGAATTGATCGAAGCTGCGGATGTACTACAGGACTCTTTACGCGGTATGTATATCAACGAAAAAGAAATACAAGGTTCCATAAATCCTTCAAAAGGCTATGATGAGGCGCTCCATCACAATCCACTGGAAGAAAAGAAATTGTTAATGATCGTCAAGGAAGGCAAATTGGATATGCTCAAGCATTTTACACAACTTGGTCGTGAGAATACAGGGGTCCTGTCCAAATCAAGTCATATCCGTTCTAAAAAGAATCTTGGCATCATCGGAATAGCTCTTGCAGCCAGGGCAGCAATCGATGGGGGTCTCTATTCGGAGATTGCTTTTTCAGTAAGTGATGTTTACATACAGCGCCTTGAGGATCTGCGGACAGATAAAGAGATCGATCAATGCTGCTTGGAAGCATTTTTTTCATTAACCGAGAAAGTCTCTCAGGTGAATGAATCGCAGCATTCTAAAATCGTAACACTGTGCAAAAATTATATATATAACCATCGGTATTCCAAGATTACACACGAGGAAATTGCTGAACAAGCCGGTATCAGCCCAAACTATCTGTCTGTTCTATTTAAAAAAGAAGTTGGGGTTCCCGTTAATGAATATATTCAACACATCAAAATTAAGGAAGCTAAACATATGATTCAATTTACGAGTACTCCGCTTTCCGAGATCGGGTCTCTTTTGAGCTTTACGGATCAGAGTTATTTCACCAAGATTTTTAAAAAACACACAGGCAGAACCCCGAAGCAGTATCAACAAACGCATCATATGATAGAGGAATAA
- a CDS encoding cytochrome P450, whose protein sequence is MEISDELLDKIQAGNTREFDLIEDYAFPLPIIVICEMLGVPLKDQDQFRAWSNTIMESVSNPQMNQESDEVMKAFVDYLQELITERRNHMQQDLISDLISIEEEGDKLTEQELYALVFVLIIAGHETTVNLIGNGMLALLEHPQQKQLLMDDPDLIQAAVEEVLRFNGPAEISNVRWAAENLDFQGIQIRQGDMMLVALSSANRDSSRYEEPDTFDITRKVNDHIAFGKGIHYCLGAPLARLEGEIAINALLQRLPEIRLNTDAEHLEWRPGMIIRGLKAFPVVY, encoded by the coding sequence GTGGAAATAAGTGATGAATTGCTGGACAAGATTCAGGCAGGAAACACTCGCGAGTTTGATTTGATCGAGGACTATGCCTTCCCGCTGCCCATTATCGTTATATGTGAAATGTTAGGCGTTCCGCTGAAGGATCAAGACCAATTCAGAGCCTGGTCCAACACCATTATGGAGAGTGTCAGCAATCCGCAGATGAATCAGGAGAGCGATGAAGTAATGAAGGCTTTTGTGGATTACTTACAAGAACTGATCACAGAGCGCCGGAATCATATGCAACAGGACCTCATCAGCGATCTCATCAGCATAGAGGAAGAAGGTGACAAACTAACAGAGCAGGAGTTATATGCCCTTGTATTCGTACTCATCATCGCAGGGCATGAAACAACAGTGAACCTGATCGGGAACGGCATGCTGGCATTGCTGGAACATCCCCAGCAAAAGCAACTACTTATGGATGATCCGGATCTGATTCAAGCAGCAGTTGAGGAAGTGCTGCGATTTAATGGGCCAGCTGAAATAAGCAATGTACGCTGGGCTGCCGAAAACCTTGATTTTCAGGGAATACAAATTCGCCAAGGAGACATGATGCTGGTCGCATTATCCTCCGCGAATCGGGATTCCAGTCGATATGAAGAACCCGATACGTTTGACATTACTCGCAAAGTCAATGACCACATTGCTTTTGGTAAAGGAATTCATTATTGTCTTGGCGCTCCACTTGCGAGACTTGAAGGCGAGATTGCCATCAACGCTTTACTTCAACGGCTGCCGGAGATTCGGTTAAATACGGATGCGGAACATCTGGAGTGGAGGCCAGGTATGATCATCCGGGGACTCAAAGCTTTTCCGGTCGTATACTAA